Proteins from a genomic interval of Bradyrhizobium sp. CCBAU 53340:
- a CDS encoding GntR family transcriptional regulator, translating to MAEADIAIVRIAPESSFKNKAYDALKEAILKMDIYSTPEPVMLDERALSERLGVSRTPIREAIAMLEQDGFVKTVPRRGIMVVRRTKSEIVDMIRAWAALESMAARLITTTARKKDITALRDYFKDFGKDRLPEDHVEEYSKANIAFHQALISLSESPVLVDLTNDLLLHVRGYRQLTIGRKDRTATSLPEHLAMIEALEARDTELAEKRARDHTLGLAAYVEAHGQELFT from the coding sequence ATGGCCGAGGCAGACATCGCAATCGTTCGTATTGCCCCGGAGAGCAGCTTCAAGAACAAGGCGTATGACGCCTTGAAGGAAGCCATCCTCAAGATGGACATCTATTCGACGCCCGAGCCAGTGATGCTGGACGAGCGCGCACTGTCCGAGCGCCTGGGCGTCAGCCGCACGCCGATCCGCGAAGCCATCGCGATGCTGGAGCAGGACGGTTTCGTGAAGACCGTGCCGCGCCGCGGCATCATGGTGGTGCGTCGGACCAAGAGCGAGATCGTCGACATGATCCGCGCCTGGGCGGCGCTGGAGAGCATGGCGGCGCGCCTCATCACCACCACCGCGCGCAAGAAGGACATCACGGCGCTGCGCGACTATTTCAAGGACTTTGGCAAGGACCGCCTGCCCGAGGACCACGTCGAGGAATATTCGAAGGCCAACATCGCCTTCCACCAGGCGCTGATCTCGCTGTCGGAATCCCCTGTGCTGGTCGATCTCACCAACGACCTCTTGCTCCACGTGCGCGGCTATCGCCAGCTGACGATCGGCCGCAAGGACCGCACCGCGACCTCCCTGCCCGAACATCTCGCCATGATCGAGGCGCTCGAGGCGCGCGACACCGAGCTCGCCGAGAAGCGCGCTCGCGACCACACCCTGGGCCTTGCCGCTTACGTCGAAGCGCACGGCCAGGAACTCTTCACTTAG
- the oxc gene encoding oxalyl-CoA decarboxylase: MLNTATKSEAPGTEQELTDGFHLVIDALKLNGINTIYNVPGIPITDLGRMAQAAGIRVISFRHEQNAGYAAGIAGYLTKKPGVCLTVSAPGFLNGLTALAHATTNCYPMILVSGSSEREIVDLQQGDYEEMDQLAIAKPLCKAAYRVLHAQDIGIGFARAIRAAVSGRPGGVYLDLPAKLFGQVMNAEAGQKSLVKVIDAAPAQIPSPASVKRALDVLKAAKRPLIILGKGAAYAQADEEIKSFVEKSGVPFLPMSMAKGLLPDTHPQCAGAARSTVLKDSDVVMLIGARLNWLLSHGKGKSWGETPKKFIQVDIEPKEMDSNVEIVAPVVGDIGSVVSAFNQAMGTGWTAPPAEWTKAIVTKRDENVAKMAPKLMNNKSPMDYHGALGVLKNVIKEHPEAILVNEGANTLDLARGVIDMYKPRKRLDVGTWGVMGIGMGQAIAAALETGHPVLAVEGDSAFGFSGMEVETICRYNLPICVVIFNNDGIYRGTDVNGANSDPATTVFVKGARYDKMMEAFGGIGVNATSPDELKRAVNEAMKSGKPTLINAVIDPAAGSESGRIGNLNPQSVLQKKK, encoded by the coding sequence ATGCTGAATACCGCGACCAAGTCCGAAGCACCGGGCACCGAGCAGGAACTGACGGATGGCTTCCATCTCGTCATCGACGCGCTCAAGCTGAACGGCATCAACACGATCTATAATGTGCCGGGCATCCCGATCACGGATTTGGGCCGCATGGCGCAAGCCGCCGGCATTCGCGTGATCTCCTTCCGCCACGAGCAGAACGCCGGCTACGCCGCAGGCATCGCCGGCTATCTCACCAAGAAGCCCGGCGTCTGCCTCACGGTCTCGGCGCCCGGCTTCCTCAACGGTCTCACCGCGCTCGCGCACGCCACCACCAACTGCTACCCGATGATCCTGGTCTCGGGCTCGTCCGAGCGCGAGATCGTCGACCTCCAGCAGGGCGACTACGAAGAGATGGACCAGCTCGCGATCGCAAAGCCGCTGTGCAAGGCGGCCTATCGCGTGCTGCACGCCCAGGACATCGGTATCGGCTTCGCCCGCGCCATCCGCGCCGCGGTCTCGGGCCGTCCGGGCGGCGTCTATCTCGACCTGCCGGCAAAACTGTTCGGCCAGGTGATGAACGCCGAGGCCGGCCAGAAGTCGCTGGTCAAGGTGATCGACGCTGCGCCCGCGCAGATCCCCTCGCCCGCGTCAGTGAAGCGCGCGCTCGATGTGCTCAAGGCTGCGAAGCGTCCGCTCATCATCCTCGGCAAGGGCGCGGCCTACGCGCAGGCCGATGAAGAGATCAAGAGCTTCGTCGAGAAGAGCGGCGTGCCGTTCCTGCCCATGAGCATGGCCAAGGGCCTGCTGCCCGACACGCACCCGCAATGCGCAGGTGCTGCCCGCTCGACGGTGCTGAAGGACTCCGACGTCGTGATGCTGATCGGCGCGCGGCTGAACTGGCTGCTCTCGCATGGCAAGGGCAAGAGCTGGGGCGAAACGCCGAAGAAGTTCATCCAGGTCGACATCGAGCCGAAGGAAATGGACTCCAACGTCGAGATCGTCGCGCCCGTGGTCGGCGACATCGGCTCGGTCGTCTCCGCCTTCAACCAGGCGATGGGAACGGGCTGGACCGCCCCGCCCGCCGAATGGACCAAGGCCATCGTGACCAAGCGCGATGAGAACGTCGCCAAGATGGCGCCGAAGCTGATGAACAACAAATCGCCGATGGATTATCACGGCGCGCTCGGCGTCTTGAAGAACGTGATCAAGGAACACCCCGAGGCGATCCTCGTCAACGAAGGCGCCAACACGCTCGACCTCGCCCGCGGCGTCATCGACATGTACAAGCCCCGCAAGCGTCTCGACGTCGGCACCTGGGGCGTGATGGGCATCGGCATGGGCCAGGCGATTGCCGCTGCGCTCGAGACCGGCCACCCCGTGCTCGCGGTTGAAGGCGACTCGGCTTTCGGCTTCTCCGGCATGGAGGTCGAGACCATCTGCCGCTACAACCTTCCGATCTGCGTCGTCATCTTCAACAATGACGGCATCTATCGCGGCACCGACGTCAACGGCGCGAATTCCGATCCGGCGACGACGGTGTTCGTCAAGGGCGCGCGCTACGACAAGATGATGGAAGCCTTCGGCGGCATCGGCGTGAACGCCACCTCACCGGACGAACTCAAGCGCGCTGTCAACGAAGCCATGAAGTCCGGCAAGCCGACGCTCATCAACGCGGTGATCGATCCGGCCGCGGGCTCGGAGAGCGGCCGCATCGGCAACCTCAATCCGCAGAGCGTTCTGCAGAAGAAGAAGTAA
- the frc gene encoding formyl-CoA transferase produces the protein MTKALEGVRILDFTHVQSGPTCTQLLAWFGADVIKVERPGVGDITRGQLQDIPNVDSLYFTMLNHNKRSITLDTKNPKGKEVLTELIKKCDVLVENFGPGVLDRMGFPWEKIQAINPKMIVASIKGFGPGPYEDCKVYENVAQCTGGAASTTGFRDGLPLVTGAQIGDSGTGLHLALGIVTALYQRTHSGKGQRVTAAMQDGVLNLARVKLRDQQRLAHGPLKEYSQFGEGIPFGDAVPRAGNDSGGGQPGRILKCKGFETDPNAYIYFITQAPVWEKICDVIGEPTWKTDPNYAKPAARLPRLNEIFARIEQWTMTKTKFEAMEILNKDDIPCGPILSMKEIAEDQSLRATGTVVEVDHPTRGKYISVGNPIKLSDSPSDVTRSPLLGEHTDEILRSVLGFSDHQVADIHKSGALDPPQKQAAE, from the coding sequence ATGACCAAAGCGCTCGAGGGCGTTCGCATTCTCGACTTCACCCACGTCCAGTCAGGACCGACCTGCACGCAGCTGCTGGCCTGGTTCGGCGCCGACGTGATCAAGGTGGAACGCCCGGGCGTGGGTGACATCACCCGCGGCCAGCTGCAGGACATCCCGAACGTGGACAGCCTGTATTTCACCATGCTCAATCACAACAAGCGCTCGATCACGCTCGACACCAAGAACCCGAAGGGCAAGGAAGTCCTCACCGAACTCATCAAGAAGTGCGACGTGCTGGTCGAGAATTTCGGCCCCGGCGTGCTCGACCGCATGGGCTTTCCCTGGGAGAAGATCCAGGCGATCAATCCGAAGATGATCGTCGCCTCGATCAAGGGCTTTGGCCCGGGACCGTACGAAGACTGCAAGGTCTATGAGAACGTCGCGCAGTGCACCGGCGGCGCCGCCTCCACCACCGGCTTCCGCGACGGCCTGCCGCTCGTCACCGGCGCGCAGATCGGCGATAGCGGCACCGGCCTGCACCTCGCGCTCGGCATCGTCACCGCGCTCTACCAGCGCACGCATTCGGGCAAGGGCCAGCGCGTCACCGCCGCGATGCAGGACGGCGTGCTCAACCTCGCCCGCGTCAAGCTGCGCGACCAGCAGCGCCTCGCCCACGGCCCCTTGAAGGAATACAGCCAGTTCGGCGAAGGCATTCCGTTCGGCGATGCCGTGCCGCGCGCCGGCAACGACTCGGGCGGCGGCCAGCCCGGCCGCATCCTGAAGTGCAAGGGTTTTGAGACCGATCCCAACGCCTACATCTACTTCATCACCCAGGCCCCGGTCTGGGAGAAGATCTGCGACGTGATCGGCGAGCCGACCTGGAAGACCGATCCGAACTACGCCAAGCCGGCGGCCCGCCTGCCGCGCCTCAACGAGATCTTCGCCCGCATCGAGCAGTGGACGATGACGAAGACCAAGTTCGAGGCGATGGAGATCCTCAACAAGGACGACATCCCCTGCGGCCCGATCCTGTCGATGAAGGAGATCGCCGAGGATCAGTCGCTGCGCGCGACCGGCACCGTGGTCGAGGTCGATCATCCGACCCGCGGCAAGTACATCTCGGTCGGCAACCCGATCAAGCTGTCGGACTCCCCAAGCGACGTCACCCGCTCGCCGCTGCTCGGCGAGCACACCGACGAGATCCTGCGCTCGGTGCTCGGCTTCAGCGACCACCAGGTCGCCGACATCCACAAATCAGGCGCGCTCGATCCGCCGCAGAAGCAGGCCGCCGAGTAA